One Bradyrhizobium manausense DNA segment encodes these proteins:
- a CDS encoding potassium transporter Kup, producing the protein MTASITSTETQDGPVTTGFWSLTLGSIGVVFGDIGTSPLYAFHEAVRGAAHGEPVTRIMVLGVLSLILWALLIVVTAKYVLLLLRADNNGEGGTLSLMALGQRALGRRSWFLLALGVVGASMFIGDSMITPAISVLSAVDGLKLATPAFEHYVVPLTVLILVLLFAVQSKGTALVASAFGPVMVIWFAVLAVLGVIHIADDPTVLAAINPYYAFQFLLSHGTIGLVTLGAVFLAVTGGEALYADLGHFGRKPIQSAWMFFVLPALLINYFGQGALVLSNPSAIEHSFYRMVPEHLVLPLVGLATAATVIASQAVITGAYSLVYQAVQLGLLPRFEVRYTSETHAGQIYLPRVNRLLLIGVMLLVLLFHTPSNLASAYGIAVSTTMVADGIMGFVVIWKLWNWKAATAAVVILPFVMVDMTFFSANLLKLLEGAWVPLLFGVAMAGTIWTWRRGTGILIQKTRRIEVPLDDLIRSLEKRPPHVVKGTAVFLTSDPAFVPTALLHNLKHNKVLHEHNVILTIETAHTPRVDLSERFKMEKISEKFSKVRLRFGFMEQPNVPKALAIARKQGWQFDIMSTSFFVSRRSLKASAQSGMPLWQDHLFIALSRSANDATDYFQIPTGRVVEVGTQVTI; encoded by the coding sequence ATGACGGCGAGCATCACATCGACCGAGACCCAGGACGGGCCGGTCACCACAGGCTTTTGGTCCCTCACGCTCGGGAGCATTGGCGTCGTTTTCGGCGACATCGGTACTTCGCCGCTGTACGCGTTCCACGAGGCGGTCCGAGGCGCGGCCCATGGCGAGCCGGTGACACGGATCATGGTGCTCGGTGTGCTCTCGCTGATCCTGTGGGCACTGCTGATCGTCGTCACCGCCAAATACGTGCTGCTGCTGCTGCGCGCCGACAATAACGGGGAGGGTGGCACGCTCTCGCTGATGGCGCTCGGTCAGCGCGCGCTGGGGCGTCGGAGCTGGTTCCTGCTCGCGCTCGGCGTGGTCGGCGCCTCCATGTTCATCGGCGATTCCATGATCACGCCGGCGATCTCGGTGCTGTCGGCGGTCGACGGCCTCAAGCTCGCAACGCCGGCGTTTGAGCACTATGTCGTGCCGCTCACGGTGCTGATCCTGGTGCTGCTGTTCGCGGTCCAGAGCAAGGGGACCGCGCTGGTGGCCTCGGCCTTTGGCCCGGTGATGGTGATCTGGTTTGCTGTCCTGGCGGTGCTGGGCGTCATTCACATCGCCGACGATCCCACGGTGCTGGCCGCGATCAATCCCTATTACGCGTTCCAATTCCTGCTGTCGCACGGCACGATCGGGCTGGTGACGCTCGGCGCGGTCTTCCTCGCGGTCACCGGCGGCGAGGCGCTCTACGCCGATCTCGGTCATTTCGGCCGCAAGCCGATCCAGTCGGCCTGGATGTTCTTCGTGCTGCCGGCGCTGCTGATCAACTATTTCGGGCAGGGCGCGCTGGTGCTGTCAAATCCGAGCGCGATCGAGCACTCGTTCTATCGGATGGTGCCGGAACATCTGGTGCTGCCGCTGGTCGGGCTCGCCACGGCGGCGACCGTCATCGCCAGCCAGGCAGTGATCACCGGTGCCTATTCGCTGGTCTATCAGGCGGTGCAGCTCGGCCTCTTGCCGCGCTTCGAGGTGCGCTACACCTCCGAGACCCATGCCGGTCAGATCTATCTGCCGCGCGTCAACCGGCTGCTGCTGATCGGCGTGATGCTGCTGGTGCTGTTGTTCCATACGCCCAGCAATCTGGCCTCGGCCTATGGCATCGCGGTCTCCACCACCATGGTCGCCGACGGCATCATGGGTTTTGTGGTGATCTGGAAATTGTGGAACTGGAAGGCCGCAACGGCTGCGGTCGTGATCCTGCCCTTCGTCATGGTCGACATGACCTTCTTCAGTGCCAATCTGCTGAAGCTGCTCGAAGGCGCCTGGGTGCCGCTGCTGTTCGGCGTGGCAATGGCAGGGACGATCTGGACCTGGCGGCGCGGCACGGGGATCCTGATCCAGAAGACACGCCGGATCGAGGTGCCGCTGGATGATCTGATCCGCAGTCTGGAGAAGCGGCCGCCGCACGTCGTCAAGGGCACGGCGGTGTTCCTGACCAGCGATCCCGCCTTCGTGCCGACCGCCCTTTTGCATAATCTCAAGCACAACAAGGTGCTGCACGAGCACAACGTCATCTTGACCATCGAGACCGCGCACACGCCGCGGGTCGATCTCTCCGAGCGCTTCAAGATGGAGAAGATCAGCGAGAAGTTCTCCAAGGTCCGGTTGCGCTTCGGCTTCATGGAGCAGCCGAACGTGCCCAAGGCGCTTGCGATCGCGCGCAAGCAGGGATGGCAGTTCGACATCATGTCGACGTCGTTCTTCGTGTCGCGGCGCTCGCTGAAGGCCTCGGCACAATCGGGCATGCCGCTCTGGCAGGATCACCTGTTCATCGCGCTCAGCCGGTCCGCCAACGATGCCACCGACTACTTCCAGATTCCGACCGGGCGGGTGGTTGAAGTCGGAACCCAGGTCACCATTTGA
- a CDS encoding potassium transporter Kup, whose amino-acid sequence MTSDVAISAPETAAAIGHGDAHTTARFGALTLGSIGVVYGDIGTSPLYAFREAVMAASGAEGLPTPAAVLGVLSLILWALIVVVTLKYVVILLRADNNGEGGTLALMALAQRAVGTGGATIVLLGIISGALFYGDAVITPALSVLSATEGMKDVTLRFEPYIVPLTVIILVGLFAVQSRGTARVAAFFGPVMCVWFAVIAAAAIHPIIEQPQVLYALNPLYAASFMFHHGIVGFITLGAVFLAVTGAEALYADLGHFGKRPIQIAWLSIVLPSLALNYLGQGALVLGDPGAIVSPFFQLFPQGFFRGCMVVLATMATVIASQAVITGAYSLTRQAIQLGLLPRFEIRHTSEAHSGQIFIPRINQLLLVAVVLLVLLFRSSSALASAYGISVTGTMVVTALMGFIVIWKGWKWKPLAAAALIAPFLCLDLTFLTANLLKVFEGGWVPLALGSLMIIMMYTWRRGSRLLFEKSRKLEFPLAELVAMLEKRPPQRVPGTAVFLTSDPLSAPTALMHSLKHYKVLHEKNVILTIETAQTPRIDLAERVRLEQISPTFSKVTLKFGFMESPNVPKALAIARKLGWQFDIMSTSFFLSRRALKPAAHSGMPRWQDRLFISLSRSANDATDYFQIPSGRVVEVGTQVTI is encoded by the coding sequence ATGACAAGTGACGTAGCGATTTCCGCCCCGGAAACGGCGGCGGCCATTGGGCATGGCGACGCCCATACCACCGCCCGTTTCGGTGCGCTGACGCTCGGCAGCATCGGTGTCGTCTACGGCGATATCGGCACCAGCCCGCTCTATGCGTTCCGCGAGGCCGTGATGGCTGCCTCGGGCGCCGAAGGGCTGCCGACGCCGGCCGCCGTGCTCGGCGTGCTCTCGCTGATCCTGTGGGCGCTCATCGTCGTGGTGACGCTCAAATACGTCGTGATCCTGCTCCGCGCCGACAACAATGGCGAGGGCGGCACGCTGGCGCTGATGGCGCTGGCCCAGCGGGCGGTCGGAACCGGCGGGGCGACCATCGTCCTGCTCGGCATCATTTCCGGCGCCCTGTTCTACGGCGATGCCGTGATCACGCCGGCGCTCTCGGTGCTGTCGGCGACCGAAGGCATGAAGGACGTCACGCTGCGGTTCGAGCCCTACATCGTGCCGCTGACCGTGATCATCCTGGTCGGCCTGTTCGCCGTGCAGTCACGCGGCACCGCCCGCGTCGCCGCCTTTTTCGGCCCGGTCATGTGCGTCTGGTTCGCGGTGATCGCGGCGGCCGCGATCCACCCCATTATCGAGCAGCCGCAGGTGCTGTACGCGTTGAACCCGCTTTACGCCGCGTCCTTCATGTTCCACCACGGCATCGTCGGCTTCATCACGCTGGGCGCCGTGTTCCTGGCGGTGACCGGTGCCGAGGCGCTCTATGCCGACCTCGGCCATTTCGGCAAGCGGCCGATCCAGATCGCCTGGCTGTCGATCGTGCTGCCGTCGCTGGCGCTGAACTATCTGGGGCAGGGCGCGCTCGTGCTCGGCGATCCCGGCGCGATCGTGAGCCCGTTCTTCCAGCTCTTCCCGCAAGGCTTTTTCCGCGGCTGCATGGTCGTGCTGGCCACCATGGCGACCGTCATCGCAAGCCAGGCCGTGATCACAGGCGCCTATTCGCTGACGCGCCAGGCGATCCAGCTTGGGCTGCTGCCGCGCTTCGAAATTCGCCATACATCAGAAGCTCATTCCGGCCAGATCTTCATCCCGCGCATCAACCAGCTGCTGCTGGTTGCGGTGGTGCTGCTGGTGCTGCTGTTCCGCTCCTCCAGCGCGCTTGCCTCGGCCTACGGCATCTCTGTCACCGGCACCATGGTGGTCACGGCGCTGATGGGCTTCATCGTGATCTGGAAGGGCTGGAAGTGGAAGCCGCTCGCGGCTGCCGCGCTGATCGCCCCGTTCCTGTGCCTCGATTTGACCTTCCTGACCGCGAACCTGCTCAAGGTGTTCGAGGGCGGCTGGGTGCCGCTCGCGCTCGGCTCGCTCATGATCATCATGATGTACACGTGGCGGCGGGGCAGCCGGCTTCTGTTCGAGAAGTCGCGCAAGCTCGAATTCCCGCTCGCCGAGCTCGTGGCGATGCTGGAGAAGCGGCCGCCGCAGCGGGTGCCGGGCACGGCCGTGTTCCTGACCAGCGATCCCCTGAGCGCACCGACCGCGCTGATGCATAGTCTGAAGCACTACAAGGTGCTTCACGAGAAGAATGTCATTCTCACCATCGAGACCGCGCAGACGCCACGCATCGACCTGGCCGAGCGGGTGAGGCTGGAACAGATCTCGCCGACCTTCTCCAAGGTGACGCTGAAGTTCGGCTTCATGGAATCGCCCAATGTGCCGAAGGCGCTGGCGATCGCCCGCAAGCTCGGCTGGCAGTTCGACATCATGTCGACCTCGTTCTTCCTGTCGCGCAGGGCGCTGAAGCCCGCCGCCCATTCCGGCATGCCCCGCTGGCAGGACCGGCTGTTCATCTCGCTCAGCCGTTCTGCCAACGATGCCACCGACTATTTCCAGATCCCCTCGGGGCGCGTCGTCGAGGTCGGCACACAGGTGACGATCTAG
- a CDS encoding rhodanese-like domain-containing protein, which produces MANQVQDLTPEEVSKGVAEGRYLLVDVREPNEVQAEAYPYGVVVPLSTFDPKAIPDPQGKEVVFACRSGKRSVTASLAAQAAGLPYDKHLAGGMLGWKAAGLPSKVGG; this is translated from the coding sequence GTGGCAAATCAAGTACAGGATCTGACCCCCGAGGAGGTCTCCAAGGGTGTCGCGGAGGGCCGCTACCTGCTCGTCGACGTCCGAGAGCCGAACGAGGTCCAGGCCGAGGCTTACCCCTACGGCGTCGTCGTGCCGCTCTCGACCTTCGATCCCAAGGCGATTCCAGACCCCCAGGGCAAGGAGGTCGTTTTCGCCTGTCGTTCAGGCAAGCGCTCGGTGACCGCCTCGCTCGCCGCCCAGGCGGCGGGCCTCCCCTACGACAAGCATCTGGCCGGCGGCATGCTCGGCTGGAAGGCGGCGGGTCTTCCCAGCAAGGTCGGTGGCTGA
- a CDS encoding aminotransferase, producing the protein MTTKSSSLNKVFADLPVTIFEAMSQAARDNNAINLGQGFPDDPGPEDIRRAAAEASLNGYNQYPSMMGIPELRQAIATHYGHWHGLKLDPMSEVMVTSGGTEALTSAILSVVQPGDEVVCFQPVYDSYLPIIRQAGGIPRLVRLEPPHWRLNEDMLKSVFNSKTKAVLFNNPLNPSAVVYPREDLELLARYCQEFDVIAICDEVWEHVTFDEHKHIPLITIPGMRERTIKVGSAGKIFSLTGWKIGFVCAAPPLLRVAAKVHQFLTFTTAPNLQAAVAYGLGKPDEYFLSMRQDLVRSRDRLTRGLESLGFPVLKSQGTYFLTVDLSPLGLNESDAEFCWRIVKDYKVAAIPVSAFYEQDPVTSVVRFCFAKKDQTLDTALERLSDAIRGRKR; encoded by the coding sequence ATGACGACCAAGAGCTCCTCACTGAACAAGGTCTTCGCCGACCTGCCCGTCACCATCTTCGAGGCGATGTCGCAGGCCGCGCGCGACAACAACGCCATCAATCTCGGCCAGGGCTTCCCTGATGATCCCGGCCCCGAGGACATCCGCCGTGCGGCCGCCGAGGCCTCGCTCAACGGCTACAATCAGTATCCGTCGATGATGGGCATCCCGGAACTGCGCCAGGCGATCGCTACGCACTACGGCCATTGGCACGGGCTCAAGCTCGATCCGATGAGCGAGGTCATGGTGACTTCCGGTGGCACCGAGGCGCTGACCTCGGCGATCCTCTCGGTGGTACAGCCCGGCGACGAGGTCGTCTGCTTCCAACCGGTCTATGATTCCTATTTGCCGATCATCCGCCAGGCCGGCGGCATCCCGCGCCTGGTGCGGCTCGAGCCGCCGCACTGGCGGCTGAATGAGGACATGCTGAAAAGCGTCTTCAATTCAAAGACCAAGGCGGTGCTGTTCAACAATCCCTTGAATCCTAGCGCCGTGGTCTATCCGCGCGAGGACCTCGAATTGCTGGCGCGCTACTGCCAGGAGTTCGACGTCATCGCGATCTGCGACGAGGTCTGGGAGCACGTCACCTTCGACGAGCACAAGCACATCCCGCTGATCACCATCCCCGGCATGCGCGAGCGCACCATCAAGGTCGGCTCGGCCGGCAAGATCTTCTCGCTGACGGGCTGGAAGATCGGCTTCGTCTGCGCCGCGCCTCCGCTGCTGCGCGTCGCCGCCAAGGTGCACCAGTTCCTGACCTTCACCACCGCGCCGAACCTCCAGGCCGCCGTCGCCTACGGCCTCGGCAAACCCGACGAGTACTTCCTGTCGATGCGCCAGGATCTGGTGCGGAGCAGGGACCGCCTCACCAGGGGGCTCGAGAGCCTCGGCTTCCCCGTGCTGAAGTCGCAGGGCACCTACTTCCTCACCGTCGACCTGTCGCCGCTCGGGCTCAACGAGAGCGATGCCGAGTTCTGCTGGCGGATCGTGAAGGACTACAAGGTCGCGGCGATCCCGGTGTCGGCGTTCTACGAGCAGGACCCCGTGACCTCCGTGGTCCGCTTCTGCTTCGCCAAGAAGGACCAGACGCTCGACACCGCGCTGGAGCGGCTGTCGGACGCGATCCGCGGGCGCAAGAGGTAG
- a CDS encoding polyamine ABC transporter substrate-binding protein, which translates to MTNVSGSRLCFSGRFLGFAIAAALTLLFAPAGAEERVVNFYNWSNYMAPGVLEAFTKETSIKVVYDTFDANETLETRLMAGKSGYDVVVPTAYFLQRQIKANIFQKLDKSKLPNLANAWPMVTKNLATYDPGNEFAVNYMWGTTGIGYNVAKVKQILGADAKIDSWDIVFKPENLAKFKDCGVHMLDSADDIFPAALNYLGLDPNSTKQADLEKAADVVAKVRPFVRKFHSSEYLSALATGEVCFVVGWSGDVMQARARAAEAKTGIEIGYAIPKEGAQMFFDNLAIPADAKNVKEAYELINYLYRPDVAAKNSDFLSYANGNLASQKLVDPKILGDKNIYPDEAMLSKLFVITARDPATQRIINRLWTRVKTGR; encoded by the coding sequence ATGACGAACGTCAGCGGCTCCAGGCTTTGCTTTTCCGGGCGTTTCCTTGGTTTTGCAATCGCCGCCGCGCTGACGTTGCTCTTCGCCCCCGCAGGGGCCGAGGAGCGCGTCGTCAACTTCTACAACTGGTCGAACTACATGGCGCCTGGCGTCCTTGAGGCCTTCACCAAGGAGACCAGCATCAAGGTGGTCTACGACACCTTCGACGCCAACGAGACGCTTGAGACTCGCCTGATGGCCGGCAAGTCCGGCTACGACGTCGTGGTGCCCACGGCGTATTTCCTCCAGCGCCAGATCAAGGCAAACATCTTCCAGAAGCTCGACAAGTCGAAGCTGCCGAACCTCGCCAACGCCTGGCCGATGGTGACCAAGAATCTCGCGACCTACGATCCCGGCAACGAGTTTGCCGTGAACTACATGTGGGGCACGACGGGGATCGGCTACAACGTCGCCAAGGTGAAGCAGATCCTCGGGGCTGATGCGAAGATCGACAGCTGGGACATCGTCTTCAAGCCGGAGAACCTCGCCAAGTTCAAGGACTGCGGCGTGCACATGCTCGACTCCGCCGACGATATCTTTCCGGCGGCGCTCAACTATCTCGGGCTCGATCCGAACTCGACCAAGCAGGCCGACCTCGAGAAGGCCGCCGATGTCGTCGCAAAAGTCCGGCCCTTCGTCCGCAAGTTTCACTCGTCCGAATATCTGAGTGCGCTGGCGACCGGCGAGGTCTGCTTCGTGGTCGGCTGGTCCGGCGACGTCATGCAAGCCCGTGCGCGTGCGGCCGAAGCCAAGACCGGCATCGAGATCGGCTATGCGATCCCGAAAGAGGGCGCGCAGATGTTCTTCGACAATCTTGCGATCCCCGCGGATGCGAAGAACGTCAAGGAAGCCTACGAGCTGATCAACTACCTCTATCGCCCGGATGTTGCCGCCAAGAACTCGGACTTCCTGTCCTACGCCAACGGCAATCTCGCCAGCCAGAAGCTGGTCGATCCGAAAATCCTAGGTGACAAGAACATTTATCCTGATGAGGCGATGCTCTCGAAACTGTTCGTCATCACCGCCCGCGATCCCGCCACCCAGCGCATCATCAACCGGCTCTGGACCAGGGTGAAGACGGGGAGGTGA